A stretch of Endozoicomonas sp. SCSIO W0465 DNA encodes these proteins:
- a CDS encoding peptidoglycan DD-metalloendopeptidase family protein, protein MSGSGVDKVLDFMKITRISLSDCSKKILFLTACLLIASCSHDPARVIVTDLRSPPKVTSGQHIVQRGETLYAIAWFYSRDFRELAQNNNIRSPYTIYPGQKINLSIRRYEAVKPSGTPASQPKEVVAKSNVPVKKYTMKSPAQKSSSFTSGGWQWPADGKIISAYSLQMPVNKGIDIGGKLGEPVKAAASGKVVYAGSDLSGYGRLIILKHNSSYLSAYAHNRDLLVHEGDSVKAGQKIAEIGSTGTTEPKLHFEIRRDGKPVDPMGYLPGR, encoded by the coding sequence ATGTCGGGTAGTGGAGTTGATAAAGTGTTGGATTTCATGAAAATCACTCGGATTAGTTTGAGTGATTGCTCAAAAAAAATACTTTTTCTAACAGCCTGCCTGCTAATTGCGAGTTGCAGCCATGATCCGGCCAGGGTCATAGTTACTGACCTGAGATCACCACCGAAGGTGACTTCAGGTCAACATATTGTGCAAAGAGGTGAAACTCTTTACGCCATTGCCTGGTTTTATAGCCGAGATTTCAGAGAGTTGGCCCAAAATAATAACATTCGAAGCCCTTACACCATCTATCCGGGTCAGAAAATAAATTTATCTATCCGCCGGTATGAGGCTGTCAAGCCTTCGGGAACGCCAGCCAGTCAACCTAAAGAGGTAGTTGCCAAAAGCAATGTTCCGGTCAAAAAATACACAATGAAAAGTCCGGCACAAAAAAGTTCCTCTTTTACCAGCGGAGGTTGGCAATGGCCTGCGGACGGAAAAATTATTTCCGCTTATTCGCTCCAAATGCCCGTTAACAAAGGGATTGATATTGGCGGCAAATTAGGAGAGCCTGTTAAGGCAGCAGCCAGTGGTAAGGTAGTGTACGCAGGAAGTGACCTGTCCGGCTATGGCAGGCTGATTATTTTGAAACATAATAGTAGCTATCTGAGCGCATATGCGCACAACAGGGATCTATTGGTGCATGAGGGAGACTCAGTTAAAGCGGGCCAGAAGATAGCCGAAATAGGTTCTACAGGAACGACGGAGCCTAAGCTGCACTTCGAAATTCGGCGTGATGGTAAACCGGTCGACCCGATGGGATACCTGCCAGGGCGCTGA
- the fdxA gene encoding ferredoxin FdxA — protein sequence MAFVVGENCIKCKYTDCVEVCPVDCFYEGPNFLVIHPDECIDCALCEPECPANAIFSEDEVPEDQQEFIELNAVLADVWENITEKKDPLPDAAEWDGVKGKLDQLER from the coding sequence ATGGCTTTCGTAGTGGGTGAAAACTGCATCAAGTGCAAATACACCGATTGCGTGGAAGTCTGTCCTGTGGACTGCTTCTATGAAGGACCAAACTTCCTGGTTATTCACCCGGATGAATGTATTGACTGCGCTCTTTGTGAGCCAGAGTGTCCGGCAAACGCTATTTTCTCCGAAGATGAGGTTCCCGAAGATCAGCAGGAGTTCATCGAACTGAACGCCGTTCTCGCTGACGTCTGGGAAAACATCACCGAGAAAAAAGATCCTCTCCCTGATGCAGCAGAGTGGGATGGTGTGAAGGGCAAGCTGGACCAGCTGGAACGCTGA
- the mutS gene encoding DNA mismatch repair protein MutS produces MTNTDLANHTPMMQQYLRIKQQHRDHLVFYRMGDFYELFYDDAKKAAHLLDITLTKRGQSGGEPIPMAGIPYHAMEGYLARLIRLRQSVAIAEQIGDPATSKGPVERKVVRILTPGTVSDEALLDERQDNLLMAVTRRENCYGLAFLDISSGRFTVLEVAGEEALLSEVERLSPAEVLLNDDRNWPEILLRRPGSSKRPPWDFDHESAVEQLTRQFQTQSLDGFGCSHLTLAIEAAGCLLQYARETQRTALPHIRALFQENREESVVLDAASRKNLELTTNMNGGREHTVAAVLDRTATAMGSRLLGRWINRPLRTIEKLQARQSAITALKEGFHFETLYPILKNIGDIERILARVALKSARPRDLARLRDALQQLPELQQQLATINSQSIQQLAEGISEHPELEALLTRAIIENPPVVIRDGGVIGEGFDAELDELRSISENAGDYLVQMELRERERTGLPSLKVGYNRVHGYYIELSRRESENAPVDYIRRQTLKNSERFITPELKSFEDKALSSKSRALAREKALYDELLDGLVEQLGPLQECSMALSELDVLSNLAERAETLNFCRPEILQSPGITIVEGRHPVVEQVLDEPFVANNVTFNVQRRMLIITGPNMGGKSTYMRQTALIVLLAHIGSFVPASQARIGLVDRIFTRIGSSDDLAGGRSTFMVEMTETANILHNATDQSLVLMDEIGRGTSTFDGLSLAWACAQYLADSVRAFTLFATHYFELTQLPEECHTVVNVHLNATEHDDRIVFLHAVQEGPANQSYGLQVAQLAGVPRHVINQARQKLAMLEQHEPALSQPVAKPSGKAAFTPQADLFASPEPHPAVEVLDKTDVDNLTPRQALELLYTLKGLTRG; encoded by the coding sequence ATGACCAATACTGACCTTGCTAATCACACTCCAATGATGCAGCAATATCTGCGCATCAAACAGCAGCACAGGGATCACCTGGTGTTTTACCGCATGGGTGATTTCTATGAACTGTTTTATGACGATGCCAAAAAGGCAGCTCACCTTCTGGATATTACCCTGACCAAACGCGGGCAGTCGGGTGGTGAACCGATACCCATGGCGGGTATCCCATACCATGCCATGGAGGGTTATCTGGCCAGGTTGATCCGGTTGCGTCAGTCCGTTGCCATTGCCGAGCAGATTGGTGATCCGGCAACCAGCAAGGGACCCGTTGAGCGCAAGGTGGTGCGCATTTTGACCCCCGGTACCGTCAGTGATGAGGCGTTGCTGGATGAGCGTCAGGATAATCTGCTGATGGCAGTCACCCGGCGGGAAAACTGCTATGGACTGGCATTCCTTGATATCAGCAGTGGCCGGTTTACGGTACTGGAAGTCGCTGGTGAGGAAGCTCTGCTGTCAGAGGTGGAACGGCTGAGTCCTGCCGAAGTATTGCTGAATGATGACCGCAACTGGCCCGAAATATTGCTCCGCCGCCCCGGTTCCAGCAAACGTCCGCCATGGGACTTCGATCATGAGAGTGCTGTTGAGCAATTAACCCGACAGTTCCAGACACAAAGTCTTGATGGGTTTGGCTGCAGCCACTTAACACTGGCTATTGAGGCTGCTGGCTGTCTGCTGCAGTATGCCCGGGAAACACAACGAACCGCTCTGCCCCATATTCGCGCCCTGTTCCAGGAAAACCGGGAAGAGAGTGTGGTACTGGATGCCGCCAGCCGGAAAAATCTGGAACTGACCACCAATATGAATGGTGGCCGGGAGCACACGGTAGCAGCCGTACTGGATCGCACTGCAACCGCCATGGGTAGTCGTTTGCTGGGACGCTGGATCAATCGCCCACTGCGCACTATTGAGAAACTGCAGGCACGGCAGTCAGCCATCACGGCCCTGAAAGAGGGCTTTCATTTTGAGACCCTCTACCCCATTCTCAAAAATATCGGCGACATTGAACGCATTCTTGCCAGGGTTGCCCTCAAGTCTGCCCGGCCACGAGATCTGGCAAGATTAAGGGATGCCCTGCAGCAACTGCCAGAACTGCAGCAACAACTTGCAACGATTAACAGTCAGTCTATACAGCAACTGGCAGAAGGTATCAGTGAACACCCTGAACTCGAAGCATTATTGACCCGGGCGATCATCGAGAACCCTCCCGTGGTGATCCGTGACGGTGGCGTGATCGGCGAAGGTTTTGATGCCGAACTGGATGAACTTCGTTCTATCAGTGAAAATGCTGGCGACTATCTGGTTCAAATGGAATTACGGGAGCGTGAGCGCACCGGCCTGCCCAGCCTGAAAGTGGGCTATAACCGGGTACACGGTTACTATATCGAGTTGAGCCGTCGGGAATCTGAAAATGCCCCGGTAGACTACATTCGCCGTCAGACCCTGAAGAATAGCGAACGCTTTATTACCCCGGAGCTGAAATCGTTTGAAGACAAGGCGTTATCCAGTAAGAGTCGGGCTCTGGCCCGGGAAAAAGCACTCTACGATGAGCTTCTGGACGGACTGGTGGAACAACTGGGGCCGCTTCAGGAGTGCTCCATGGCGCTGTCTGAACTGGATGTACTCAGCAATCTGGCGGAACGGGCTGAGACACTGAATTTCTGCCGTCCTGAAATTTTGCAAAGCCCCGGGATTACCATTGTTGAAGGCCGCCACCCGGTTGTTGAGCAGGTGCTGGACGAACCCTTTGTGGCAAACAATGTCACCTTCAATGTTCAACGCCGAATGTTGATTATCACCGGCCCTAATATGGGTGGTAAATCGACCTATATGCGACAGACGGCACTGATTGTATTACTCGCCCATATTGGCAGTTTTGTTCCCGCATCTCAGGCCCGTATTGGTCTGGTCGATCGAATTTTTACCCGTATCGGTTCTTCGGATGACCTGGCCGGTGGTCGTTCAACCTTTATGGTGGAAATGACGGAAACTGCCAATATTCTTCACAATGCCACCGACCAAAGCCTGGTGCTGATGGACGAAATCGGTCGCGGAACAAGCACTTTCGACGGGCTATCGCTGGCCTGGGCCTGCGCTCAATATCTGGCTGATTCAGTACGCGCATTTACTCTGTTTGCCACTCACTACTTCGAGCTAACCCAGTTACCGGAAGAATGCCATACGGTCGTGAACGTACATCTCAATGCAACGGAACACGACGATCGTATTGTCTTTCTCCATGCGGTGCAGGAAGGCCCTGCCAACCAGAGCTATGGCCTGCAGGTGGCACAACTGGCCGGAGTACCACGGCATGTCATAAACCAGGCACGACAGAAACTGGCCATGTTGGAACAGCATGAACCAGCACTCTCACAGCCTGTCGCAAAACCATCGGGTAAAGCTGCTTTTACGCCTCAGGCTGACCTGTTTGCCAGTCCTGAACCACACCCGGCTGTTGAGGTTCTGGATAAAACAGACGTGGATAACCTGACACCCCGCCAAGCTCTGGAACTGCTCTATACTCTCAAAGGGCTGACAAGGGGCTGA
- a CDS encoding DUF368 domain-containing protein — protein sequence MSNLSSYFALIAKGIAMGAADVVPGVSGGTIAFITGIYDRLLNALKSINPSLLKVLGHEGVAGIWRRIDGTFLVCVFGGVLTSILLFAHVITWFLVTCPEMLWAFFFGLILVSGLHMIRQVHHWNISTLFTLIAGIVIAYAVGVLTPNSLEPEPVILFFAGAIAICAMILPGISGSFILLMMGLYSPVIDAVKSLNFTVLMIFGLGCIGGLLSFSHVLSWLLKKHRDLAISLLTGLMLGALGKVWPWKVTLESRVNSSGDLVPLIQTNVSPMNYEGITGQPAYLVESIGLMIFAIVLVAIIEWKGSRKH from the coding sequence ATGTCGAATCTTTCTTCTTACTTTGCCCTGATAGCCAAGGGAATAGCCATGGGGGCTGCAGATGTTGTGCCGGGCGTTTCCGGTGGCACCATCGCGTTTATTACCGGTATTTATGACCGGCTGTTGAATGCATTGAAAAGTATAAACCCATCGTTATTAAAAGTACTTGGTCACGAAGGTGTTGCAGGTATATGGCGAAGGATAGACGGCACGTTTCTGGTGTGTGTATTCGGTGGCGTACTCACCAGCATTCTGTTATTTGCCCATGTTATCACCTGGTTTCTGGTTACCTGTCCAGAGATGCTTTGGGCATTCTTTTTTGGTCTGATTCTGGTATCCGGGCTGCATATGATTCGTCAGGTCCATCACTGGAACATTTCGACCCTTTTCACCCTGATCGCTGGTATTGTGATCGCTTATGCAGTAGGTGTTTTAACACCAAACAGTCTTGAGCCAGAGCCGGTGATCCTGTTTTTTGCCGGTGCCATTGCGATCTGCGCCATGATTCTGCCGGGGATTTCCGGTAGCTTTATTCTACTGATGATGGGACTGTATAGCCCGGTGATTGATGCCGTTAAGAGTTTGAATTTCACTGTGCTGATGATCTTTGGCCTCGGCTGTATTGGGGGGTTGCTCAGCTTTTCCCATGTCTTGTCATGGCTTTTAAAAAAGCACCGTGACCTGGCAATTTCATTGCTGACCGGCTTGATGCTCGGGGCTCTGGGCAAAGTTTGGCCATGGAAGGTGACATTGGAATCACGGGTTAACAGCTCTGGAGATTTGGTTCCTCTGATTCAGACTAATGTTTCTCCGATGAATTATGAGGGGATTACCGGGCAGCCTGCTTATCTGGTTGAATCTATTGGACTGATGATTTTTGCCATTGTTTTGGTGGCGATAATTGAGTGGAAAGGTAGTAGAAAGCACTGA
- the ispF gene encoding 2-C-methyl-D-erythritol 2,4-cyclodiphosphate synthase: MRIGHGFDVHRFSDSEREGDYIVLGGVKIPHTHGLIAHSDGDVLLHALCDALLGAAGLGDIGKHFPDTDDRYSGIDSRKLLRHVIALLEEQGLAPVNMDSTIIAQSPKMAPHIDQMRLNISEDMGIHPSLVNVKATTTEKLGYTGRKEGVAVHAVILLKELKDPGA, translated from the coding sequence ATGCGTATTGGTCATGGTTTTGATGTTCACCGCTTCTCTGATAGTGAGCGTGAAGGGGATTATATTGTGCTGGGGGGGGTGAAAATCCCTCATACTCATGGGTTAATCGCGCATTCTGATGGCGATGTGCTGCTTCATGCCCTTTGTGATGCGCTGTTGGGAGCGGCAGGACTGGGTGATATTGGCAAGCATTTTCCTGATACCGATGATCGTTATTCTGGCATTGATAGTCGCAAGTTACTTCGTCATGTTATTGCCCTGCTTGAAGAACAGGGTTTGGCTCCGGTCAATATGGACAGTACTATTATTGCCCAGTCTCCTAAAATGGCGCCGCACATTGATCAGATGCGGCTGAATATCAGTGAAGACATGGGAATCCATCCGTCGCTGGTGAACGTCAAGGCAACTACGACTGAAAAGCTGGGCTATACCGGTAGAAAAGAGGGTGTTGCTGTTCACGCCGTTATTCTGTTGAAAGAGTTGAAAGACCCGGGGGCATGA
- the surE gene encoding 5'/3'-nucleotidase SurE: MTILLSNDDGVTARGLALSFETMKSHGQCWVVAPDNDCSGKGHSLTLSRPLRMKEHANGFFSVDGTPADCVNLAASGLFGRLPERVVSGINSCANLGDDVLYSGTVAAAMEGRMLAKTAIAISSCGREDQHLQVSARVLHDLMLRLDDLALPKGTILNVNVPACPYEDIRGMKVTRLGQRDRSKPPVKMTDPRGNTIWWIGGIGQPLVAEEGTDFHAVASGYVSITPLQYDKTGHATLSLMEDWLGACV; the protein is encoded by the coding sequence ATGACCATATTGCTATCGAATGATGATGGGGTTACCGCCAGGGGATTGGCCCTTTCGTTTGAAACCATGAAATCACACGGACAATGCTGGGTAGTAGCTCCGGACAATGACTGTTCCGGCAAGGGGCATTCCCTCACTTTGAGCCGGCCACTGCGCATGAAAGAGCATGCCAATGGTTTCTTCAGTGTGGATGGCACGCCTGCCGATTGTGTTAATCTTGCCGCCAGCGGGCTGTTTGGCCGTCTACCGGAGCGCGTAGTTTCCGGTATTAACAGTTGCGCAAATCTGGGGGATGATGTTCTCTACTCAGGGACTGTGGCTGCTGCCATGGAAGGGCGCATGCTGGCAAAAACAGCCATAGCCATTTCTTCCTGCGGCAGAGAAGATCAGCACCTGCAAGTCAGTGCCAGAGTATTACATGATTTGATGCTGCGCCTTGATGATCTGGCTTTGCCTAAAGGTACTATTCTCAATGTCAATGTGCCGGCCTGTCCTTATGAAGATATCCGCGGAATGAAAGTGACCCGGCTGGGCCAGCGCGATCGGTCAAAACCTCCGGTAAAAATGACCGATCCCCGAGGTAATACCATCTGGTGGATTGGTGGCATTGGTCAGCCTCTTGTTGCTGAAGAGGGAACGGATTTCCATGCAGTGGCTTCTGGCTATGTATCCATTACCCCGTTGCAATATGATAAAACCGGTCATGCAACGTTATCACTGATGGAGGATTGGCTTGGAGCCTGTGTATGA
- the rpoS gene encoding RNA polymerase sigma factor RpoS: MASKRDDAELSSYADDVIQGQDGLSPDGNSGELIEMVDESDDIDKPQSTVVSSINASRRKEDDGFYKAIDATQLYLNEIGFSPLLTPEEEVHYARLARKGVEAGRRRMIESNLRLVVKISRRYVNRGLTLLDLIEEGNLGLIRAVEKFDPERGFRFSTYATWWIRQTIERAIMNQTRTIRLPIHVVKELNVYLRAARELTQKLDHDPSPEEIAQLLDKPVADVKRMLGLNERVTSVDTPLGPDSDKSILDTISDEKGADPAELLQDLDLNDSLDRWLGELSEKQREVVARRFGLRGYETSTLEEVGKEIGLTRERVRQIQVEALKRLRSILEKQGLSGESLFN; the protein is encoded by the coding sequence ATGGCATCGAAGAGGGATGACGCAGAGCTAAGCAGTTATGCTGACGATGTAATCCAGGGACAGGATGGATTGAGCCCGGACGGAAATTCCGGTGAACTCATTGAAATGGTTGACGAGAGCGATGATATCGATAAGCCGCAATCTACGGTTGTGTCTTCGATAAATGCCAGTCGTCGAAAAGAAGATGACGGGTTTTACAAAGCCATCGATGCAACCCAGCTATACCTGAATGAGATTGGCTTTTCACCGCTCCTCACCCCCGAGGAAGAGGTTCACTACGCCCGCCTCGCCCGAAAAGGGGTGGAAGCAGGCAGGCGCCGTATGATTGAAAGTAATCTGCGGCTGGTTGTTAAAATCTCCAGGCGCTATGTCAATCGAGGTCTGACACTGCTTGATCTGATTGAGGAAGGTAACCTTGGTCTGATTCGTGCGGTTGAGAAATTTGATCCTGAACGTGGATTCCGTTTTTCAACTTACGCTACCTGGTGGATACGACAGACGATTGAGCGGGCGATCATGAACCAGACCCGTACCATTCGTCTGCCTATTCATGTTGTTAAAGAACTGAACGTCTATCTCAGGGCTGCCAGGGAATTAACCCAGAAGCTGGATCATGATCCCAGTCCGGAAGAAATAGCGCAGCTGCTGGATAAGCCGGTCGCTGATGTCAAGCGGATGCTCGGTCTCAATGAGCGGGTGACTTCGGTTGATACGCCACTGGGACCTGACTCTGATAAATCCATTCTGGATACGATTTCTGACGAGAAAGGCGCTGACCCGGCAGAACTGTTACAGGACCTGGATCTTAATGATAGTCTCGACCGTTGGTTAGGTGAGCTATCAGAAAAACAGAGAGAGGTGGTTGCCCGCCGGTTTGGGCTGAGGGGCTACGAAACCAGTACGCTTGAGGAAGTCGGTAAAGAGATTGGTTTGACCCGTGAACGGGTAAGACAGATTCAGGTCGAGGCATTGAAACGGCTTCGCTCTATTCTTGAAAAGCAGGGTTTGTCAGGGGAGTCTCTGTTTAATTGA
- a CDS encoding protein-L-isoaspartate(D-aspartate) O-methyltransferase has product MRDLEIDGIGMTSRRTRERLIQRLQDQGIQSTTVLNAIRTIPRHLFLDEALAHRAYEDTALPIGHNQTLSQPYIVARMTEVLLAPGERNKVLEIGTGSGYQTAVLASLVAKVYSVERIRPLQEKARQRLSRLSLNNVRLRHTDGGMGWPGESPFDGIVVTAAPGKIPEELLSQLSPEGGRLVIPVGGSDVQDLVLVTRNGDEYQRKVLEAVRFVPLLAGVIG; this is encoded by the coding sequence ATGAGGGATCTTGAAATTGATGGTATCGGTATGACGTCACGCCGGACCAGAGAGCGACTGATTCAGCGTCTGCAGGATCAGGGCATTCAGTCCACGACAGTTCTGAATGCCATTCGCACCATTCCCCGTCATCTTTTTCTTGATGAGGCATTGGCCCATCGTGCTTATGAAGACACAGCACTGCCGATTGGTCACAACCAGACGCTGTCCCAGCCGTATATTGTAGCCAGAATGACGGAAGTACTGTTGGCCCCGGGTGAACGAAACAAGGTGCTGGAAATTGGTACCGGATCCGGTTACCAGACAGCGGTGCTTGCTTCTCTGGTGGCTAAGGTCTATTCCGTGGAACGCATCAGACCATTGCAGGAGAAGGCAAGGCAGAGACTGTCAAGATTATCTCTCAATAATGTACGTCTGCGTCATACTGATGGTGGTATGGGGTGGCCTGGGGAAAGTCCATTTGATGGCATCGTGGTAACGGCGGCACCCGGGAAAATCCCTGAAGAATTGTTAAGCCAGCTTTCCCCAGAAGGTGGCAGGCTGGTGATTCCCGTGGGGGGAAGCGATGTTCAGGATCTTGTGCTGGTGACCAGAAATGGTGATGAGTATCAGCGAAAGGTGTTGGAAGCTGTCCGGTTTGTACCGTTGCTGGCTGGCGTTATAGGCTGA
- a CDS encoding septum formation initiator family protein codes for MKKLALALLTLLLVYLQTRLWIGEGSMAELLTHKDNLERFRLENERLYQRNRLLAKEVVELQQGMETVEERARQELGMIRSDETFFLIYD; via the coding sequence ATGAAAAAACTGGCATTAGCCCTGTTGACACTGCTGCTGGTTTACCTTCAAACCAGGCTCTGGATTGGTGAAGGCAGTATGGCTGAATTACTGACGCATAAAGACAATCTTGAGCGTTTCAGGCTGGAAAATGAACGTTTGTATCAACGTAATCGCCTGTTGGCCAAAGAAGTTGTGGAGTTGCAGCAAGGGATGGAAACCGTCGAGGAGAGGGCGCGGCAGGAGCTGGGTATGATTCGCAGTGACGAAACGTTCTTTCTGATTTACGATTAA
- the ispD gene encoding 2-C-methyl-D-erythritol 4-phosphate cytidylyltransferase has product MSSAETMNTVRYWAVVPAAGVGRRMNVDIPKQYLEIKGKPLMVHTLERLLDFPRLEKIVMVLDRDDEYHQSIELLRNPRVLLAQGGEERYHSVLNGLSVLLEIGSPNDWVLVHDVARPCIRRSDMDWLVNQLNDHPVGGLLGSPVTDTIKRAGGDGLVSQTVDRQGLWHAMTPQMFRLGMLHEAMAKAIADRMPVTDEASAIEYSGKQPVMVKGHADNIKVTRGTDLALASLYLEQQSKLIEVT; this is encoded by the coding sequence GTGAGTAGCGCAGAAACCATGAACACGGTTCGTTACTGGGCGGTTGTTCCGGCAGCAGGTGTTGGCCGCCGGATGAATGTCGACATTCCCAAGCAGTACCTTGAAATCAAAGGCAAGCCTCTGATGGTACATACTCTGGAACGATTGCTGGATTTTCCAAGACTGGAAAAGATAGTGATGGTTCTTGATCGTGACGATGAGTACCACCAATCGATTGAACTATTGAGAAATCCGAGAGTTCTCCTTGCCCAGGGAGGGGAAGAGCGTTACCACTCGGTACTCAATGGTTTGAGCGTGCTGCTGGAGATTGGCAGCCCCAATGACTGGGTGCTGGTTCATGATGTAGCCCGCCCCTGTATTCGTCGTTCAGATATGGACTGGCTAGTTAATCAGCTTAATGACCATCCTGTCGGAGGGCTGCTCGGTAGTCCTGTTACTGATACCATCAAGAGAGCCGGAGGCGATGGTCTTGTGTCCCAAACGGTAGACCGTCAGGGACTCTGGCACGCCATGACACCGCAGATGTTTCGTCTGGGAATGCTGCACGAGGCAATGGCGAAAGCGATAGCAGACAGGATGCCGGTGACTGATGAGGCCAGTGCCATTGAATACTCTGGAAAACAGCCAGTCATGGTGAAAGGGCATGCCGATAATATCAAGGTAACCCGTGGAACTGATCTGGCACTGGCCTCTCTGTATTTAGAACAGCAGTCGAAACTAATTGAGGTTACTTGA
- the truD gene encoding tRNA pseudouridine(13) synthase TruD, giving the protein MDADVPMPADYSIDWCYAFGGPLGNCLFKSCHDDFLVDELLPFEPEGEGEHLFLLIEKKGENTDWVAGLLARHAGVRRQSVSYAGRKDRHGTTRQWFCVSLPGMADPDWSGLESSSIRIIRQARHRKKLKTGVLKANDFCITLRNIDAEPAVVNARLEQISREGVPNYFGEQRFGHHGRNIEKAVEMLAGKFRVQRNKRSVYLSAARSWLFNRVLSEKVREGVWNRYLSGDALGFPDSNSLIFEAPDDAMMTRLDRGELSPTSPLWGRGTSKVADQALAFEHSVTAGYPQLCDGLERVGLLQERRVNRLLPRQLTWLWESGSKGNSLVLRFQLPKGCFATSVLRELFDCHEEQLGIIQD; this is encoded by the coding sequence ATGGATGCCGATGTACCAATGCCTGCCGATTATTCCATTGATTGGTGTTATGCTTTTGGCGGCCCTTTGGGTAACTGTCTTTTCAAGTCCTGTCATGACGATTTTCTTGTTGATGAGCTACTGCCTTTTGAGCCGGAAGGTGAAGGCGAACACCTCTTTCTGCTGATTGAAAAAAAAGGTGAGAATACGGACTGGGTGGCAGGGCTTCTGGCGAGGCATGCCGGTGTTAGAAGACAGTCGGTCAGTTATGCCGGGCGCAAGGATCGCCATGGAACTACACGTCAATGGTTTTGTGTTTCCCTGCCGGGTATGGCTGATCCTGACTGGAGTGGGCTGGAGAGTAGCTCCATACGAATCATCCGGCAGGCCCGCCACAGGAAAAAACTGAAAACCGGAGTCCTGAAAGCCAATGATTTTTGTATCACCTTGCGGAATATTGATGCAGAACCTGCCGTGGTCAATGCCCGGTTAGAGCAAATTTCCCGTGAAGGGGTGCCTAATTACTTCGGTGAGCAGCGTTTTGGCCATCATGGGCGAAATATTGAAAAAGCCGTTGAGATGCTGGCCGGAAAATTCAGGGTCCAGCGTAATAAACGGTCGGTATATCTGTCTGCCGCCCGGTCCTGGCTTTTTAACCGGGTACTTTCTGAAAAGGTCAGGGAGGGGGTCTGGAACCGGTATCTTTCAGGTGATGCTTTAGGGTTTCCGGATAGTAACAGTTTGATTTTCGAGGCCCCGGATGACGCTATGATGACCCGTCTGGACAGGGGAGAGTTAAGTCCGACTTCACCGTTATGGGGGAGAGGAACGTCGAAAGTGGCTGATCAGGCTCTGGCTTTTGAGCACTCTGTTACTGCTGGATACCCTCAACTTTGTGATGGCCTTGAGAGGGTTGGTTTGCTGCAGGAGCGACGAGTCAACCGTCTGCTGCCCCGGCAGTTGACCTGGTTGTGGGAAAGTGGTTCGAAAGGAAACTCACTGGTATTGCGCTTCCAACTGCCAAAGGGCTGTTTTGCGACATCGGTACTCAGGGAGTTATTTGATTGCCATGAAGAACAACTTGGAATAATTCAGGATTGA